From a single Dryobates pubescens isolate bDryPub1 chromosome 41 unlocalized genomic scaffold, bDryPub1.pri SUPER_41_unloc_1, whole genome shotgun sequence genomic region:
- the LOC104301025 gene encoding methanethiol oxidase, producing the protein MGGKQALKRNNHLAAAQRSQSDRGRSVLPPGGQLPALQGYSRVCRRVRAQCCHRVFRYRHCTAVRAVPQLSVHPAPREEVAYVTCTYRETCNDQPDFLATVDLNPRSPTYGQVIHRLPMPNLKDELHCAGWSAACSCFDSAAAKRTKLILPSLISSRIYVVDVGSQCRAPKLCKTIEPVDVFWKCNKGYLAVVHSLPNGDVLIANTGDAAGHGKGGFVVLDGETFELKGNWENECEAPPTGYDFWYQPRHNVLISSAGMVPRRAGRGFNPDDLKKGVYGRRLNVWNLSCRSLTQCFDLGEDSLPLSVKFLHNPEAAEGYVACALSGIIYRFYKCERENWAVEEVIRIPAKDVTGWIMPKMPAFTTDLIISLDDKFLYLCNWLHGDIRQYELSKHCKPRLVGQVFVGGSILRGGPVTVCRDEELKCQPEPLVVKCKRIYGGPSKMQLSLDGKRLYVTNSFYSTWDKQFYPNLVREGSVMLQIDVDTEKGGLSVNKNFLVDFGKEPNGPCLAHDIRFPSGDSTSETLA; encoded by the exons aTGGGGGGCAAACA GGCTTTAAAGCGCAACAACCACCTGGCCGCAGCTCAGCGGAGCCAGAGCGACCGCGGCCGCTCCGTGCTGCCGCCCGGTGGTCAACTGCCGGCGCTGCAGGGCTACAGCCGCGTGTGCCGTCGCGTCcgcgctcagtgctgccaccgtgtgTTTCGTTACCGGCACTGCACAGCGGTGCGCGCCGTCCC CCAACTTTCTGTCCACCCAGCTCCTAGGGAGGAGGTTGCCTACGTGACCTGTACCTACAGGGAGACATGCAACGACCAGCCTGACTTCCTGGCCACCGTTGACCTCAACCCCAGGTCTCCAACCTATGGCCAG GTGATCCACCGCCTGCCCATGCCCAACCTCAAAGACGAGCTGCACTGCGCGGGCTGGagcgctgcctgcagctgctttgaCAGTGCCGCAGCGAAAAGGACCAAGCTGATCCTCCCCTCTCTGATCTCCTCCCGCATTTATGTGGTGGATGTGGGGTCACAGTGCCGGGCTCCCAAGCTCTGCAAG ACAATTGAGCCAGTGGATGTCTTCTGGAAGTGCAACAAAGGATACCTGGCTGTGGTCCACAGCCTGCCCAACGGGGACGTCCTGATTGCCAACACAGGGGATGCAGCTGGCCACGGGAAGG GTGGATTCGTCGTGCTGGAtggagagacctttgagctgAAGGGCAACTGGGAAAATGAGTGCGAGGCTCCCCCAACTGGCTACGACTTCTGGTACCAGCCACGCCACAACGTGCTGATCAGCTCGGCCGGGATGGTCCCGAGACGAGCAGGACGTGGGTTCAATCCTGATGACctgaagaaag gggtCTATGGGCGCCGCCTGAACGTGTGGAACCTGTCCTGCCGCAGCCTGACCCAGTGCTTTGACCTGGGGGAGGACTCCCTGCCCCTGAGTGTCAAATTCCTGCACAACCCTGAGGCTGCCGAGGGCTACGTCGCCTGTGCCCTCAGCGGCATCATCTACCGCTTCTACAAGTGCGAG AGGGAAAACTGGGCGGTGGAGGAGGTGATCCGGATCCCAGCCAAGGACGTGACAGGATGGATTATGCCCAAGATGCCAG CCTTCACCACTGACCTCATCATCTCCCTGGATGACAAGTTCCTGTATCTCTGCAACTGGCTGCACGGAGACATCCGCCAGTACGAGCTCTCCAAGCACTGCAAGCCCCGGCTGGTGGGAcag GTCTTTGTAGGAGGCAGCATCCTCAGAGGAGGACCTGTGACTGTGTGCAGAGATGAGGAGCTGAAgtgccagcctgagcccttggTGGTCAAG TGCAAGAGGATCTATGGTGGCCCCAGCAaaatgcagctcagcctggatgGCAAGAGGCTGTACGTCACCAACTCCTTCTACAGCACATGGGACAAGCAGTTCTACCCCAACCTGGTCAG GGAAGGCTCTGTCATGCTGCAGATCGATGTGGACACGGAGAAGGGAGGCCTGAGCGTCAACAAGAACTTCCTGGTGGATTTTGGCAAGGAGCCCAATGGGCCTTGCCTTGCCCATGACATTCGCTTCCCCTCTGGAGATTCCACCTCTGAGACCTTGGCCTAG
- the MCL1 gene encoding induced myeloid leukemia cell differentiation protein Mcl-1, which translates to MFAVKRNAVISFNLYCGGGPALPPAAPGAEPAPPPPASAAQPPRALDGAGRRRWAAAGPPGAPRSPGGCGAAAPAARWSPEQELDGCEPDCDRGPGGGSLPSTPPGPPDELWQDSLELIGRYLREAAGEAEPSAKKLFPGLLCGPGRPRANDAVMEKALETLRRVGDGILQKHELAFQGMLRRLEVRGEAELRAVREVAAQMFGDGVTNWGRVVTLLSFGAFLARHLKSIRQEQSVGSLAAILTEALVSDRREWLLSQGGWEGFVDFFRVEDMEGSVRKMLMALAGVAGVGASLAYMIR; encoded by the exons ATGTTCGCCGTCAAGCGGAACGCGGTCATCAGCTTCAACCTCTACTGCGGCGGCGGCCCGGCCCTGCCGCCCGCCGCGCCCGGGGCAGagccggcgccgccgccgcctgccaGCGCCGCCCAGCCGCCTCGGGCCCTGGATGGCGCCGGGAGACGGCGCTGGGCCGCCGCCGGCCCCCCCGGGGCGCCCCGCTCGCCGGGTGGCTGCGGCGCGGCCGCCCCGGCGGCTCGGTGGAGCCCGGAGCAGGAGCTGGACGGCTGCGAACCCGACTGCGACCGCGGCCCGGGCGggggctccctgccctccacgCCGCCCGGGCCCCCCGACGAGCTGTGGCAGGACTCGCTGGAGCTCATCGGCCGCTACCTGCGGGAGGCGGCGGGCGAGGCCGAGCCCAGCGCCAAGAAACTCTTCCCGGGGCTGCTGTGCGGCCCCGGGCGGCCCCGGGCGAACGACGCCGTgatggagaaggctctggaaacGCTGCGGAGGGTCGGCGACGGCATCCTGCAGAAGCACGAACTCGCCTTCCAGG GGATGCTGCGGCGCCTGGAGGTGCGGGGCGAGGCGGAGCTGCGCGCGGTGCGCGAGGTGGCGGCGCAGATGTTCGGCGACGGCGTCACCAACTGGGGCCGCGTGGTGACCCTGCTGTCCTTCGGGGCCTTCCTGGCCAGGCACCTGAAGAGCATCCGGCAGGAGCAGAGCGTCGGCTCCCTGGCTGCCATCCTCACCGAGGCCCTGGTCTCGGACCGGCGCGAGTGGCTGCTGAGCCAGGGCGGTTGG gagGGCTTTGTGGACTTCTTTCGAGTGGAGGACATGGAAGGCAGCGTCAGGAAGATGCTGATGGCGCTGGCAGGCGTGGCTGGAGTGGGGGCAAGCTTGGCCTACATGATCCGGTGA